A region of Sugiyamaella lignohabitans strain CBS 10342 chromosome A, complete sequence DNA encodes the following proteins:
- a CDS encoding putative mitochondrial Complex I, NUKM_20kd subunit (potential mitochondrial NADH-Ubiquinone Oxidoreductase Complex I subunit similar to Y.lipolytica NUKM subunit and mammalian PSST, CI-20kd or NDUFS7 subunit; allele of CaO19.6794), whose translation MFTRSLYRNSARLAGLPVRNMAATAAVGPSSVRYASTQGIPKFLQTTTEGMPTDYPLPSEQKPNSAIDYALTSLDGIANWARQGSFWPVTFGLACCAVEMMHVSAPRYDQDRLGIIFRASPRQSDIMIVAGTLTNKMAPALRQVYDQMPEPRWVISMGSCANGGGYYHYSYSVVRGCDRIVPVDVYVPGCPPTSEALMYGVFQLQKKMRNQKITRMWYRK comes from the coding sequence ATGTTTACTAGATCGCTATACAGAAACTCGGCGAGACTTGCTGGTCTCCCTGTGAGGAACAtggctgctactgctgctgtgggTCCATCCAGTGTCAGATATGCTTCGACTCAAGGAATTCCTAAATTTTTACAAACCACCACAGAAGGCATGCCTACCGACTACCCTCTACCATCAGAACAGAAGCCTAACAGCGCCATTGACTATGCGTTGACCTCGTTGGACGGTATTGCCAATTGGGCTCGTCAAGGCTCGTTCTGGCCCGTCACTTTCGGTTTGGCATGTTGTGCCGTCGAGATGATGCACGTATCAGCTCCTCGTTACGATCAGGATCGTTTGGGAATCATTTTCCGTGCCTCGCCACGTCAGTCTGATATCATGATTGTAGCTGGTACCCTGACCAACAAGATGGCCCCTGCTCTGCGTCAAGTCTACGATCAAATGCCCGAGCCCCGATGGGTTATTTCCATGGGCTCTTGCGCCAACGGAGGTGgctactaccactactcTTACTCGGTCGTGCGTGGATGTGACCGTATCGTCCCTGTCGACGTCTACGTGCCCGGCTGCCCCCCTACTTCTGAAGCTCTCATGTACGGAGTGTTCCAGCtacagaagaagatgagaaACCAAAAGATCACCAGAATGTGGTACAGAAAGTAG
- the EXG1 gene encoding Exg1p (Major exo-1,3-beta-glucanase of the cell wall; involved in cell wall beta-glucan assembly; exists as three differentially glycosylated isoenzymes; EXG1 has a paralog, SPR1, that arose from the whole genome duplication; GO_component: GO:0005618 - cell wall [Evidence IEA,IEA]; GO_component: GO:0005576 - extracellular region [Evidence IEA,IEA]; GO_component: GO:0005576 - extracellular region [Evidence IDA] [PMID 19129178]; GO_component: GO:0009277 - fungal-type cell wall [Evidence IDA] [PMID 9748433]; GO_function: GO:0004338 - glucan exo-1,3-beta-glucosidase activity [Evidence IEA]; GO_function: GO:0004338 - glucan exo-1,3-beta-glucosidase activity [Evidence ISS] [PMID 9748433]; GO_function: GO:0016787 - hydrolase activity [Evidence IEA]; GO_function: GO:0016798 - hydrolase activity, acting on glycosyl bonds [Evidence IEA]; GO_function: GO:0004553 - hydrolase activity, hydrolyzing O-glycosyl compounds [Evidence IEA]; GO_process: GO:0005975 - carbohydrate metabolic process [Evidence IEA]; GO_process: GO:0006073 - cellular glucan metabolic process [Evidence IGI,IMP] [PMID 7565587]; GO_process: GO:0031505 - fungal-type cell wall organization [Evidence ISS] [PMID 9748433]; GO_process: GO:0008152 - metabolic process [Evidence IEA]), whose amino-acid sequence MSFVQIATALLAATGVVASPFRLTQRSYLGFDYNTEKVRGVNLGGWFVSEPFITPSLYNISGDPPIDEYHLAQALGSNAQSVLSQHWNTWYTADDFATIASYGLNHVRIPIGYWAFQLQPGDPYVQGQEPILDNAIEWARNNGLKVWIDIHGAPGSQNGFDNSGQRDVLNWQNGDNVQATLDVVKYVAQKYGQTDYNDVVVGIELVNEPLGPSLDMSGIEQYYNDGWSAVRDAGSDTGVVIHDAFQPLGFWNQFMTTPNYWNVVLDHHQYQVFSSGQLQMNIGQHIAAACSIGGQTQSEYLWRVTGEWSAALTDCTPWLNGVGRGSRYEGQYDGSPWIGSCAGNDDEIPAWPQERQQNTRRFIEAQMDAYDQGTGWIFWTFKTEQSPEWDLRRLVDGGLFPQPLTDRQYPNQCNF is encoded by the exons ATGTCATTTGTACAGATTGCTACAGCTTTATtagctgctactggtgttGTCGCTAGTCCATT TCGGTTGACTCAGCGGAGTTACCTCGGATTCGACTACAACACTGAAAAGGTCCGTGGTGTAAATCTCGGTGGTTGGTTTGTTTCCGAACCTTTCATTACTCCATCGCtttataatatttctgGCGACCCACCAATTGATGAGTACCATCTTGCTCAAGCTTTGGGTTCAAATGCTCAGTCTGTTCTCTCTCAACACTGGAACACTTGGTACACTGCCGACGACTTTGCCACTATAGCCAGCTATGGTCTCAACCATGTTCGTATCCCAATTGGTTATTGGGCGTTCCAGCTGCAGCCTGGTGACCCATATGTTCAGGGCCAAGAACCAATTTTAGACAATGCCATTGAATGGGCTCGTAACAACGGTCTCAAGGTTTGGATCGATATCCACGGTGCCCCTGGTTCTCAAAATGGTTTTGACAACTCTGGTCAACGTGATGTTCTCAACTGGCAAAACGGTGACAATGTTCAAGCCACTTTGGACGTTGTCAAGTATGTCGCTCAAAAATATGGTCAAACTGACTAtaatgatgttgttgttggaattGAGTTAGTAAATGAGCCTTTGGGCCCTTCTCTGGACATGTCTGGTATTGAGCAATACTACAATGACGGATGGAGTGCTGTCCGTGACGCTGGTTCCGATACTGGTGTTGTTATTCACGACGCTTTCCAACCTCTTGGATTCTGGAACCAATTCATGACCACGCCAAACTACTGGAACGTCGTTCttgaccaccaccaataccaGGTTTTCTCTTCTGGACAGCTTCAAATGAACATTGGCCAACacattgctgctgcttgtaGTATTGGTGGTCAAACTCAAAGCGAGTACTTGTGGAGAGTCACTGGAGAATGGTCTGCTGCTCTTACTGATTGTACTCCTTGGCTCAACGGTGTTGGACGTGGCTCTCGTTACGAGGGTCAATATGACGGTTCTCCTTGGATTGGTTCTTGTGCTGGTAACGATGACGAAATCCCTGCCTGGCCTCAAGAGCGTCAACAAAACACCCGTAGATTCATTGAGGCCCAAATGGATGCCTACGACCAAGGTACTGGTTGGATTTTCTGGACCTTCAAGACTGAGCAATCTCCCGAGTGGGATTTGAGACGTCTTGTGGACGGTGGTCTTTTCCCTCAACCACTGACCGACAGACAGTATCCTAACCAATGCAACTTCTAA
- the NUD1 gene encoding Nud1p (Component of the spindle pole body outer plaque; acts through the mitotic exit network to specify asymmetric spindle pole body inheritance; GO_component: GO:0005737 - cytoplasm [Evidence IEA]; GO_component: GO:0005856 - cytoskeleton [Evidence IEA]; GO_component: GO:0005635 - nuclear envelope [Evidence IEA]; GO_component: GO:0005634 - nucleus [Evidence IEA]; GO_component: GO:0005816 - spindle pole body [Evidence IEA]; GO_component: GO:0005816 - spindle pole body [Evidence IDA] [PMID 9585415]; GO_function: GO:0005200 - structural constituent of cytoskeleton [Evidence IPI] [PMID 9585415]; GO_process: GO:0007049 - cell cycle [Evidence IEA]; GO_process: GO:0051301 - cell division [Evidence IEA]; GO_process: GO:0051293 - establishment of spindle localization [Evidence IGI,IMP] [PMID 22385961]; GO_process: GO:0010458 - exit from mitosis [Evidence IMP] [PMID 16888627]; GO_process: GO:0045132 - meiotic chromosome segregation [Evidence IMP] [PMID 16888627]; GO_process: GO:0007126 - meiotic nuclear division [Evidence IEA]; GO_process: GO:0007067 - mitotic nuclear division [Evidence IEA]; GO_process: GO:0000073 - spindle pole body separation [Evidence IMP] [PMID 22385961]) yields MASPMKPILDWSEDGLQEEWLSNESENDGSAGTTTSFSGAKNNSSGNGIGPRAQNRSAGPAIDWAEEGLEEEWVSEKESTHGRAGSQGSVLATGPARIPTGSATDTASRSASTVNSLHYDTRKVDNSAPQARTPEWKRAYKNNGTGSNAGNIFSSSSSSLQNLFQGPERDQDDENDSSNPNSMGKNGRNAKALSDIPEGSEDSATESNSSNNNSMREIFNKNAREAKIMADQGPTKTTVGNDSGSLGFRFFDRASPPLDNTHELSESGKPANLQDANSSPSYPNQGNSTIPDKSTNEMTQPNDSDPSQFSEYHTSSVDSTASSPLKVFQKSNTYTKGRMEDLLGSVGNRDDQTSTSSTLRHIPDTLDSLRGKKPAVSQEVNQLKDYMNEADALMNALRNQRPPVPEFSQSSSSIMSDSTDISDSTNSLNMLEISLKQHSPEIESEDEDESSNSSSLAKYENKPTNHQAQYYNSAKGVYEVGATSINEEHSSSSSSSTSYSSSKSGNQESQTNSYTQNPPSAINSHKSNANSKTTGSPVLMNPSLPSKVPGSPNKRHPAMAVITPNDLKDYNQHFDGMVWDTVNKCWRSTSQPDFGTGTTKVASSDEFDKDPFEGIDDLDDDSKGSREWELSEVIPNSAPKDETTVNSLQDLEMIPKGLTESDDSADKISQNVDLDDVVEIAKGVSNMSDISSSSSRSQPTPHPSHSVLPHKTSRTSSIKLSAADSRPKTTPNLTPNRSDKITVTSTYSQFQKREVSFQIAPEDARRLFQSKHQPFSNLSSIVTPRVNATNIFSIESSFSDVYNSIVRILNEKHPSEDWTRLLELSVAGNQFTTLLELAKLCPSLEILDASNNNLNVINGLPTSLLELNASNNKLTKLVSFKSLSHLQQLNLSNNKLDSLLPLSGLIQLTDLNVDNNDLTSLSGIDNIRGLRSLSARNNKLAIVDFQKSKWNKLEQLNLSGNRIELVKGLDMLSSLVTLDLDHNKVVSFSSTETISSVRKLSLNGNDTTIDVSKFKGLKELQFDRNKRVIGLGSLYKLEVVSFRSQTENTHVQTWETLCDIHRLYLSGNLLEAFNIREPFLNLQVLELSGVSLKALPESFPEFCLNLRELDLSFNQIQSIRPLVGIPKLRRLYLFRNQISDVGELVDCISEMSYLQVLDTRENPASELFYPPIAADDQESYRKTHTKYEQKRWLEKLSEFDQTGLSDKVKALRTVYRGTLVGSSPRGLKWLDGALIDQEEMTEALKIVRSVN; encoded by the coding sequence ATGGCGAGCCCTATGAAACCTATATTAGATTGGTCCGAGGACGGTTTACAGGAGGAATGGCTATCCAATGAGAGCGAGAATGATGGTTCTGCCGGCACTACTACTTCCTTTTCGGGAGCAAAGAATAACAGTAGTGGGAATGGCATTGGACCAAGAGCTCAGAACAGATCTGCAGGTCCGGCCATTGACTGGGCTGAAGAAGGACTAGAGGAGGAGTGGGTGTCTGAGAAAGAAAGTACCCATGGACGAGCTGGTAGCCAAGGCTCCGTTTTAGCGACTGGACCTGCCAGAATTCCAACTGGCAGTGCTACGGATACTGCCAGTAGATCAGCCAGTACCGTCAATTCCTTGCACTACGATACCAGAAAAGTAGATAATTCTGCTCCCCAAGCTAGAACTCCAGAATGGAAGAGGGCCTATAAAAACAATGGCACTGGAAGCAATGCAGGCAATATCTTttcttcaagctcttcatcACTACAAAACCTTTTTCAAGGACCTGAAAGAGATCAAGACGACGAAAATGACAGTAGTAATCCAAACAGCATGGGGAAAAATGGTCGTAATGCCAAGGCTCTGTCTGATATTCCAGAAGGAAGTGAAGATTCTGCCACAGAGAGTAATTCTagtaacaacaacagcatgCGTGAAATTTTTAATAAGAATGCCCGTGAGGCCAAAATTATGGCCGACCAGGGACCTACTAAAACCACTGTGGGTAATGATTCGGGGTCTCTGGGATTCAGATTTTTTGATCGCGCAAGTCCACCACTAGATAATACCCACGAACTTTCTGAATCAGGAAAACCAGCTAACTTACAGGATGCAAATTCCAGTCCCAGCTATCCAAACCAAGGAAATAGCACAATACCTGACAAATCAACCAATGAAATGACACAACCCAACGATTCAGATCCATCACAATTCTCCGAATACCACACCTCATCAGTTGACTCGACAGCAAGTTCTCCACTTAAAGTATTCCAGAAAAGTAACACTTACACAAAAGGCAGAATGGAAGATCTGCTGGGAAGTGTGGGTAATCGAGACGACCAGACATCTACATCATCTACTCTACGACATATTCCAGACACTCTTGACTCACTTAGAGGCAAGAAACCAGCAGTTTCACAAGAAGTCAACCAGTTAAAGGATTATATGAACGAAGCAGATGCTCTTATGAACGCTTTACGAAACCAACGGCCACCAGTACCGGAGTTCTCTCAATCTAGTTCTTCGATTATGAGTGATTCTACCGACATTTCTGACAGCACAAACAGTTTGAACATGCTGGAGATTTCGCTTAAACAGCACTCACCTGAAATTGAAagcgaagatgaagacgaatcGAGCAATTCATCGTCCCTGGCTAAATATGAGAATAAACCCACCAACCATCAAGCCCAATATTACAATTCTGCAAAGGGGGTATACGAGGTTGGAGCAACTTCTATCAACGAGGAGCATAgttcgtcatcgtcatcgtctaCTTCTTATTCTTCATCAAAGTCTGGCAATCAAGAAAGCCAGACAAACTCATACACCCAGAATCCACCTTCTGCTATAAATTCTCACAAAAGCAATGCAAACAGTAAAACAACCGGGTCACCAGTTTTGATGAACCCCTCTCTACCATCCAAAGTACCAGGCTCCCCCAATAAAAGACACCCTGCTATGGCAGTCATAACACCAAACGATTTAAAAGATTACAACCAGCACTTTGATGGTATGGTGTGGGATACCGTTAATAAATGTTGGCGTAGTACTAGCCAGCCAGATTTCGGGACAGGGACAACTAAAGTTGCTTCGTCGGACGAATTTGATAAAGACCCTTTTGAAGGCATTGATGATCTAGATGATGATTCGAAGGGTAGTCGAGAATGGGAGCTATCTGAAGTAATACCAAATAGTGCCCCCAAGGATGAGACGACCGTAAACTCACTTCAAGATTTAGAGATGATTCCAAAAGGGTTAACAGAAAGTGATGATTCAGCTGATAAAATCAGTCAAAATGTCGACCTTGATGATGTCGTAGAAATAGCTAAAGGTGTTAGTAATATGTCTGATATTTCAAGCTCATCATCTCGATCACAACCCACGCCACATCCGTCACATTCGGTACTACCTCACAAAACTTCCCGAACCAGTAGTATTAAGttgtctgctgctgatagtCGACCAAAAACAACTCCAAATTTGACCCCTAATCGGTCGGATAAGATAACAGTCACCTCAACCTATAGTCAATTTCAAAAGCGAGAGGTATCGTTTCAAATTGCACCTGAAGATGCTCGCCGATTGTTTCAGTCCAAACACCAGCCATTTTCTAATCTCAGTTCAATAGTCACTCCAAGAGTCAATGCCACcaatatcttcagcatTGAATCGTCATTTTCTGATGTTTATAACTCGATTGTACGCATCTTGAATGAAAAACATCCCAGCGAAGATTGGACTCGATTGTTAGAACTGTCAGTTGCTGGCAACCAATTCACCACTCTTCTTGAACTGGCAAAGCTATGCCCGAGTCTCGAAATACTGGATGcatccaacaacaacctgaATGTTATTAATGGTCTTCCAACTTCATTGCTAGAGCTGAATGCTAGTAACAATAAACTGACGAAGCTGGTGTCGTTCAAATCCCTGAGCCATCTACAACAACTCAACTTGTCGAACAACAAGCTGGATTCACTGCTGCCACTTTCAGGACTCATTCAACTGACGGACTTGAACGTTGACAATAACGATCTAACTTCATTGTCTGGCATTGACAACATTCGTGGTCTTCGCAGTCTGAGTGccagaaataataaattggCTATTGTTGACTTTCAGAAGTCGAAATGGAACAAGTTAGAGCAGCTCAATTTGAGTGGTAATCGCATTGAACTGGTCAAGGGACTAGATATGCTTTCTAGTCTGGTCACATTAGATTTAGACCACAACAAGGTTGTGAGTTTCTCTTCCACAGAAACGATATCTTCAGTTAGAAAGCTAAGTCTTAATGGAAATGATACTACCATCGATGTGTCAAAGTTTAAAGGGCTCAAAGAGTTGCAGTTTGATAGAAACAAACGAGTAATCGGCCTTGGATCATTGTATAAGTTGGAAGTAGTTTCATTCCGAAGCCAGACTGAAAATACACATGTTCAAACATGGGAAACACTGTGTGATATTCACAGGCTCTATTTATCAGGCAATTTACTGGAGGCTTTTAATATTCGAGAGCCATTTTTGAATCTACAAGTTCTTGAGTTATCAGGCGTTTCATTGAAAGCACTTCCTGAGTCATTCCCAGAATTTTGCTTGAATCTGCGTGAACTGGACTTATCTTTTAATCAAATCCAAAGCATTCGTCCACTAGTAGGCATACCTAAACTTCGACGACTGTACCTATTCCGCAACCAAATCTCCGATGTTGGGGAACTAGTCGATTGTATTTCGGAAATGTCGTATTTGCAGGTCCTTGACACACGGGAAAATCCTGCCAGTGAACTGTTCTACCCACCAATAGCGGCAGATGATCAAGAAAGCTACCGTAAGACGCATACAAAATACGAACAAAAAAGGTGGCTAGAGAAGTTGTCTGAGTTTGATCAAACTGGACTGTCGGATAAAGTGAAGGCTCTAAGGACCGTGTACCGCGGAACATTAGTGGGTTCGTCTCCAAGAGGTCTAAAATGGCTTGACGGCGCACTCATCGACCAAGAAGAAATGACAGAGGCTCTAAAAATAGTTCGCAGTGTAAATTAA